A region of Sulfurimonas sp. DNA encodes the following proteins:
- the ftsY gene encoding signal recognition particle-docking protein FtsY, which translates to MFGFIKESLSKTAEAIKSVAPKKKVFFTKDELEDILLEADVEYDLVEIIIEQTYQSKITRDVLRSKLLATLAYTTYKEPEYTSPFVELIVGVNGAGKTTTISKLAQRYKNEGKKVILGAGDTFRAAAIEQLTLWSKKLDIPIVSSSQGHDSSAVAYDTIDSAKSKGFDNVIIDTAGRLHTQANLSNELKKIKRICNKAHIASPHRTVLVIDGTQGNSTIAQAKAFNEMIGIDGIIITKLDGTAKGGSVFSIAYALELPILYVGTGEQPEDLVPFDKYEFVDSLLDAIFEEVS; encoded by the coding sequence ATGTTTGGTTTTATAAAAGAGTCATTATCTAAAACAGCTGAGGCTATAAAAAGTGTTGCTCCTAAAAAGAAAGTTTTTTTTACAAAAGATGAACTTGAAGATATTTTACTAGAAGCTGATGTTGAGTATGACTTAGTTGAAATAATTATTGAGCAAACATATCAGAGTAAAATAACTAGAGATGTTTTACGCTCAAAACTTTTAGCAACCTTGGCATACACAACTTACAAGGAGCCAGAATATACATCACCTTTTGTAGAACTTATAGTTGGAGTAAATGGAGCAGGAAAAACAACAACTATTTCCAAGTTAGCTCAAAGATATAAAAATGAAGGCAAAAAAGTTATCTTAGGTGCAGGGGATACTTTTCGTGCTGCGGCCATAGAACAACTAACACTTTGGTCAAAAAAATTAGATATTCCTATAGTATCATCCTCTCAAGGACATGATTCATCAGCCGTTGCCTATGATACTATTGACTCTGCAAAATCAAAAGGTTTTGACAATGTCATAATAGATACAGCGGGAAGACTTCATACTCAAGCAAACCTTTCAAATGAACTCAAAAAAATAAAGCGTATCTGTAATAAAGCTCATATTGCTTCCCCACATAGAACAGTTTTAGTCATAGATGGAACTCAAGGAAACTCAACTATTGCTCAAGCTAAAGCTTTTAATGAGATGATAGGCATAGATGGAATCATCATAACAAAGTTAGATGGAACTGCTAAAGGTGGTTCAGTTTTTTCAATTGCTTATGCACTTGAACTTCCTATCCTTTATGTAGGGACAGGAGAACAACCTGAAGACCTAGTTCCATTTGACAAGTATGAATTTGTTGATAGCTTACTTGATGCTATCTTTGAAGAAGTATCTTAG